One window from the genome of Lachancea thermotolerans CBS 6340 chromosome B complete sequence encodes:
- a CDS encoding HARBI1 family protein (conserved hypothetical protein) translates to MPLSMIEALSCSALTGFCKSDFDRVVEALKIPSYIGAYSFDAFECFFIFIARLKSGCTYTVLTSLCGREASTISRIITFVTCYLFHIASPCLSVTNASWLADRLANIDQSLLSSSRSISNSRIVGFIDGTHVKIARPHGNARLECVAYSGHKKTHTLKYQAVTTPDGICIDLAGPFAGSQHDSFLFTNSGLYRRLKPALKVGGIQYRIFGDPAYRSSDLLTVGYKGQNLTNGQKEYNTILSGSRVSIEWFFGEVKNNFQIFNILGRLKVGGVRFCGAYFTIAVFLTNLKHCLEGSQGSKYFNISPPRFEEYMNGLKFPQYFDGFLIDVNGTSSFFSKQYEHLSFDRLGNIL, encoded by the exons ATGCCGCTCAGCATGATCGAGGCTCTCTCATGTAGCGCC CTGACAGGTTTTTGTAAGTCTGATTTCGATCGTGTTGTTGAGGCACTGAAGATACCTTCCTATATTGGGGCATATTCatttgatgcttttgaatgcttcttcattttcattgCTAGATTGAAGAGTGGTTGCACTTATACCGTCCTGACTAGCCTTTGTGGAAgggaagcttcaacaatttcaagaatcaTAACATTTGTGACGTGCTACCTGTTTCATATTGCAAGTCCATGTCTGTCTGTTACTAACGCATCATGGCTTGCTGATCGTCTTGCCAACATCGACCAAAGCCTTTTAAGTTCAAGCAGGTCAATCTCTAACAGTAGAATCGTGGGATTTATCGATGGCACGCACGTTAAGATAGCCCGGCCGCACGGAAACGCGAGACTAGAATGTGTGGCTTACAGCGGACACAAGAAAACACATACCCTAAAGTATCAGGCAGTAACCACCCCAGATGGTATATGTATAGACCTGGCGGGGCCTTTTGCCGGCAGCCAGCATGATTCCTTTCTTTTTACAAATAGTGGTCTGTACCGTAGACTAAAGCCAGCACTAAAGGTCGGTGGTATTCAATATAGGATATTTGGGGACCCCGCCTACCGAAGTTCAGACTTGCTGACGGTCGGGTATAAGGGACAGAACTTAACAAATGGGCAAAAAGAGTACAATACGATTTTATCTGGCTCGCGCGTATCAATCGAGTGGTTTTTCGGcgaagtcaaaaacaatttccAAATCTTTAATATTCTGGGAAGACTGAAAGTAGGAGGTGTGAGATTTTGTGGTGCTTATTTCACTATTGCTGTATTCCTAACAAACCTTAAGCATTGCTTAGAAGGATCCCAAGGTTCTAAGTATTTTAATATTTCTCCACCACGCTTTGAAGAGTACATGAATGGACTCAAGTTCCCCCAATATTTCGATGGCTTCCTTATAGACGTCAATGGAACTAGttcttttttctcaaaacaataCGAACACCTGAGTTTTGATAGACTCGGAAATATATTATAA
- a CDS encoding substrate-binding domain-containing protein (conserved hypothetical protein), translated as MALKVGFIPEHFATPLCFAKTVGFFEDQGVEAELIPYPSGSGHLIQSLNAGELDIAIGLTEAFVRGIADTEPGQKPQYQIAGTYVKSPLEWCVSTGANRDDLQDLKALDGRRIGVSRIGSGSHVMSYVMALQLDFTKPFADFPVLDNFDNLRAAVNSGDADAFMWEYYTSKKYLDSGEIKMLGHVESPWPSWVVVKRVDLDLGVFGRFVFAINSGIDYFNKNPDEAVRFITENFGYSEEDAASWFKTVKFHDNCGDINDLHGVVTGTLHILGTAGVLQNKDEVVIEENLRVGTLTG; from the coding sequence ATGGCTCTGAAAGTTGGATTTATCCCAGAACATTTCGCTACTCCATTGTGCTTTGCAAAGACAGTGGGATTCTTCGAAGACCAGGGCGTGGAAGCGGAGCTGATCCCATACCCAAGCGGGTCCGGCCACCTGATCCAGTCGCTGAACGCAGGCGAGCTGGACATCGCAATTGGACTCACTGAGGCGTTTGTGCGCGGCATTGCCGACACCGAGCCCGGCCAGAAGCCCCAGTACCAGATCGCGGGCACATACGTGAAATCGCCGCTCGAGTGGTGCGTGTCCACAGGCGCCAACCGCGACGACCTGCAGGACCTCAAGGCATTGGATGGCCGCCGGATCGGTGTGTCCAGAATCGGGAGCGGATCGCACGTCATGAGCTACGTGATGGCGCTGCAGCTGGACTTCACCAAGCCCTTCGCAGACTTCCCCGTGCTGGACAACTTCGACAACCTGCGCGCGGCCGTCAACTCGGGCGACGCGGACGCGTTCATGTGGGAGTACTACACATCGAAGAAGTACCTGGACTCCGGCGAGATCAAGATGCTGGGTCACGTGGAGTCGCCTTGGCCCTCCTGGGTCGTGGTGAAGCGCGTGGACCTGGACCTGGGCGTTTTTGGCAGGTTTGTGTTCGCTATCAACAGCGGTATCGActacttcaacaagaacCCTGACGAGGCTGTGCGCTTCATCACTGAGAACTTCGGGTACTCGGAGGAGGACGCGGCGTCGTGGTTCAAAACCGTCAAGTTCCACGACAACTGCGGCGACATCAACGACCTGCACGGCGTTGTGACGGGCACACTGCACATCCTGGGCACCGCTGGCGTTCTGCAGAATAAGGACGAGGTCGTGATCGAGGAGAACCTGCGCGTGGGCACCCTGACCGGCTAG
- a CDS encoding NAD(P)-dependent alcohol dehydrogenase (highly similar to uniprot|Q04894 Saccharomyces cerevisiae YMR318C ADH6 NADPH-dependent cinnamyl alcohol dehydrogenase family member with broad substrate specificity may be involved in fusel alcohol synthesis or in aldehyde tolerance) codes for MSYPEKFQGIAVQDHNDWTHPKKISYEPKKFDDYDVDVEIEACGICGSDTHCASGNWGPKSLPLVVGHEVIGRVVRVGPKCHTGVKVGDRVGVGAQVSSCLDCDRCNSDFEPYCAEFITTYSQPYPDGYVSQGGYASHIRAHEHFVIPIPEKIPTHLAAPLLCGGITVFSPLINNDCGPNKKVGIVGIGGIGHMGLIFAKALGAEVYAISRSSAKKEDAMKLGADHFIATKEEPDWEKKYASTLDLVIVCASSLTEINLEQLIKTMRIKGRIISICVPKETEELNLKPFQLSGITIGNSQLGSRKELIQLLQLVADKDLKIWVETLPISEESVHDAFVRMEKGDVRYRFTLTDFDKEFRN; via the coding sequence atgTCATATCCCGAAAAGTTCCAAGGTATTGCCGTTCAGGACCATAATGACTGGACACATCCCAAGAAGATCTCTTACGAGcctaaaaaatttgacgaCTACGACGTTGATGTGGAAATCGAGGCCTGTGGTATCTGCGGTAGTGATACCCACTGCGCCAGCGGGAACTGGGGCCCTAAGTCGCTGCCGCTTGTCGTTGGCCATGAAGTGATTGGCCGCGTGGTTCGCGTTGGTCCCAAGTGCCACACCGGTGTAAAGGTCGGTGACCGCGTGGGTGTCGGTGCGCAGGTGTCTTCGTGCTTGGACTGCGACCGCTGCAACAGCGATTTTGAGCCCTACTGCGCCGAATTCATCACAACTTACAGTCAGCCCTACCCAGATGGCTACGTTTCGCAGGGTGGTTATGCGTCTCACATTCGCGCGCATGAGCATTTCGTGATTCCTATCCCAGAGAAAATCCCAACGCACCTAGCTGCCCCGCTTCTTTGCGGCGGTATCACGGTATTCTCGCCTCTAATTAACAACGATTGCGGACCAAACAAGAAAGTCGGAATCGTGGGTATCGGCGGTATTGGCCACATGGGTCTGATCTTCGCCAAAGCTCTCGGAGCTGAGGTCTATGCAATTTCCAGATCGTCtgctaaaaaagaagacgcCATGAAGCTAGGCGCTGACCACTTCATCGCTACGAAGGAGGAGCCTGACTGGGAAAAGAAGTACGCCAGCACTCTGGACCTGGTTATTGTTTGTGCCAGCTCTCTGACTGAAATTAACCTGGAGCAACTCATCAAAACTATGAGAATCAAAGGTAGAATCATTTCCATTTGCGTGCCAAAGGAGACTGAAGAGCTTAACCTCAAGCCCTTCCAGCTCAGTGGTATCACGATCGGAAACAGTCAGTTGGGCTCTCGTAAGGAGTTGATTCAGTTGCTGCAATTGGTTGCAGACAAGGACTTAAAAATCTGGGTTGAGACATTGCCTATCAGCGAAGAATCTGTTCACGACGCCTTTGTGAGAATGGAAAAGGGCGATGTTAGGTACAGGTTTACGTTAACCGACTTTGATAAGGAGTTCCGCAACTGA
- a CDS encoding SANT/Myb-like DNA-binding domain-containing protein (some similarities with uniprot|P40059 Saccharomyces cerevisiae YER088C DOT6 Protein of unknown function involved in telomeric gene silencing and filamentation): MTTSKSAVSLAGAGGGLVAQSKNPSSWDPQDDVLLRHLKEIKKLGWKDIAQYFKNRTPNACQFRWRRLKSGNLKTAGRPGEAPAVADAVGVAPAAGTQPAAATPQAGAAAAAAVPHDLGQPVHPALLAATAAPASEAYPPRALSQPALGPLPNAGTLSAVPAPSPAPHQPAVAAFPLRPTLTGATLANAQSRHSLQPAPGAGKFAKPRSYSHTMAPPSGFAMASASAPFSAAASVVTSNSTGHVPTIDVNESQDENLGLIPKVLVRSRRSSVAQQSLLPSSSTPNLSLALHTTLTTSKLRKNSFSSRPRRSSFNMAPPDRVFSTPSRRSSVVQAPSSIASISRRESFNSSNSRRGSAIQTRRESFAHSTLDRRESVSNYTDIPKAPLQNFAPANASSLHQATYPTEMKDWSLDEDKLLSGRQENHLSMDELSILLPHRSEQEIQWRIGALDKSTYSSSSDSPLDSPERSLTEDIAVDEEGGEAVDDASRNPSQTPFNIKKEVSPSLSASSGSNDREHSPVFSPRPVNRDQSPTTFDSSFRPNIVVNKSVGGSSYNCSPGLDGHRNPSFPPAAEPMAPGSHGAQLPSLNSIFKNIL, from the coding sequence ATGACCACGTCGAAATCCGCAGTGTCGCTGGCCGGTGCCGGCGGCGGGCTGGTCGCGCAAAGTAAGAATCCGTCGTCGTGGGACCCACAAGATGACGTGCTGTTACGGCACCTCAAGGAGATTAAGAAGCTGGGCTGGAAGGACATCGCGCAGTACTTCAAGAACAGGACGCCGAATGCGTGCCAGTTCCGCTGGCGACGCCTCAAGTCCGGCAACCTGAAAACTGCGGGGAGACCGGGCGAGGCGCCAGCTGTGGCCGACGCGGTGGGCGTAGCGCCCGCCGCCGGGACGCAGCCCGCAGCGGCGACGCCGCAGgcaggagcagcagcggcagcagcagtgcCCCACGACCTGGGCCAACCAGTTCATCCGGCGTTGCTAGCGGCCACGGCCGCTCCAGCGTCAGAAGCCTACCCGCCTCGCGCTCTGTCCCAGCCAGCGCTGGGGCCGCTCCCCAACGCCGGTACCCTGTCAGCAGTGCCCGCGCCCTCGCCAGCGCCCCATCAACCAGCCGTCGCAGCCTTTCCGCTCAGACCAACCTTGACCGGAGCCACGCTCGCCAACGCCCAGTCACGGCATAGCTTGCAGCCTGCGCCAGGCGCGGGCAAGTTTGCCAAGCCTCGGTCGTACTCGCACACAATGGCTCCGCCATCGGGGTTTGCAATGGCATCCGCGTCTGCGCCTTTCTCTGCGGCTGCCTCCGTCGTGACATCGAATTCTACAGGGCATGTCCCAACGATCGACGTCAACGAGTCTCAGGATGAGAACCTCGGGCTGATACCCAAGGTGCTTGTGCGCTCTAGGCGTTCCTCCGTCGCGCAGCAGTCACTGCTCCCGTCGTCATCAACACCAAATCTCTCACTGGCATTGCACACCACCCTGACAACGTCAAAGCTCCgcaaaaactctttctcttcaagaCCTAGACGGTCCTCCTTCAACATGGCGCCCCCAGATCGCGTTTTCTCGACCCCATCTCGTCGCAGTTCCGTGGTCCAGGCACCATCATCCATTGCTTCTATTTCCAGACGCGAGAGTTTCAACTCCTCCAACTCAAGGCGGGGCTCTGCAATCCAGACGAGAAGAGAGAGCTTCGCTCATAGTACGCTAGATAGGCGTGAATCTGTGTCCAATTACACAGATATTCCTAAGGCGCCTCTTCAGAACTTCGCTCCCGCCAATGCTTCATCTTTGCACCAGGCTACATATCCTACAGAGATGAAGGACTGGTCTCTTGATGAGGATAAGCTACTCAGTGGAAGGCAGGAGAATCACCTCTCTATGGACGAGTTGAGCATCCTGCTTCCACATAGGTCGGAGCAGGAGATCCAGTGGCGGATAGGCGCTCTTGACAAGAGCACATACTCTTCCTCCAGCGACTCCCCGCTGGACTCTCCAGAGAGATCCCTCACAGAGGACATCGCGgtcgatgaagaaggcgGAGAAGCAGTCGATGATGCTTCCAGGAATCCTTCTCAAACACCCTTtaacatcaagaaggaggtGTCTCCATCCTTGTCAGCCTCTTCTGGCTCTAATGATAGGGAGCACTCGCCAGTGTTTTCTCCACGTCCGGTTAACAGGGACCAGTCACCGACAACCTTTGACAGCTCTTTTCGGCCCAACATCGTGGTCAATAAAAGCGTCGGGGGCTCGAGCTACAACTGCTCGCCAGGTTTAGACGGGCATCGTAACCCATCGTTTCCACCTGCTGCTGAGCCAATGGCGCCCGGTAGTCATGGCGCTCAGCTTCCTAGCCTCAAcagtattttcaaaaatatactATGA
- a CDS encoding KLTH0B05060p (conserved hypothetical protein): MESGKRQSINSPARPAPREISCSETLLNDGDDDAQANSTEIDNHDMETGRDVSPSPRNLVGTTSHDEMQQEQLYLEYFHSAIITEELGLIKHLKRAHGKMIKAIQELIRVKGYRSADSGKEYRFKWTDNATYYLLKYCLEIGPFYGFEHLKRPSLTKLEQSSLISLKWSCVWYDLLMTLEFENSIIPTESQIKSKCRYLLDNAHPKLFAVTTGDERNPFSFTGVDKVDNNLEMLTRLKNDAEQRKVEIQKLETDRQNNKRTLGQMLCSNSIPSVTEGLSNSDSEEPSSIDDINQPNSITMRRNKRMGRLLDFKEIAQYSLSNSALVGDLQETLKELIEAAAVEERKYKDKEQQRKDQELALKQKKLEISLQHNQRMLELELERQKREQFDHDAKKIDTLVKMMDRAKSLEGDKSPSSEALQKLLHNFVSRYT, from the coding sequence ATGGAATCTGGAAAACGTCAGAGTATCAACAGTCCTGCACGTCCGGCTCCCCGCGAAATCTCGTGCTCAGAAACTCTACTTAATGACGGTGATGATGATGCCCAAGCCAACTCCACTGAGATTGATAACCATGATATGGAGACTGGAAGAGACGTATCTCCATCACCAAGAAACTTAGTGGGGACGACAAGCCACGATGAAATGCAACAAGAGCAGCTTTATCTTGAATATTTCCACTCAGCGATAATAACCGAGGAACTAGGTTTAATCAAACATCTCAAGCGTGCACATGGAAAAATGATAAAAGCTATACAGGAGCTCATTAGGGTCAAAGGCTACAGATCAGCTGACAGTGGCAAGGAATACAGATTTAAGTGGACAGATAATGCTACCTATTATCTTCTTAAGTACTGCCTTGAGATTGGGCCTTTTTACGGATTCGAGCATCTTAAGAGACCTTCACTAACCAAGTTAGAGCAAAGCAGCCTGATATCTTTGAAGTGGAGTTGCGTCTGGTATGACCTACTAATGACATTGGAATTCGAGAACAGCATTATACCAACAGAATCGCAAATTAAAAGCAAATGCAGATATTTGCTGGATAATGCTCATCCCAAACTGTTCGCGGTTACGACAGGAGATGAGCGAAACCCGTTTTCATTTACAGGTGTTGATAAAGTTGATAACAATTTAGAGATGCTTAcaaggctgaaaaatgatgctgaacaaagaaaagtagaaatccaaaaactggaaaCTGATCGCCAAAATAACAAGAGAACCTTGGGCCAGATGCTGTGTTCTAATAGTATTCCGAGCGTAACAGAAGGCCTTAGTAACTCTGACTCTGAAGAACCATCTTCAATAGATGATATTAACCAGCCCAATAGTATCACAATGAGAAGAAATAAAAGGATGGGGCGCTTGCTCGACTTTAAGGAAATTGCACAGTATTCTCTTTCTAATTCAGCTTTAGTAGGCGACCTGCAAGAAACACTCAAAGAATTAATCGAGGCAGCAGCCGtggaagaaagaaaatacAAAGATAAAGAACAGCAGCGAAAGgatcaagagcttgcgctaaagcaaaaaaagctagaGATTAGTCTTCAGCACAACCAACGTATGTTAGAGTTAGAGCTTGAGCGTCAAAAACGCGAGCAGTTTGATCATGATGCTAAGAAAATTGACACTTTAGTTAAAATGATGGACAGGGCTAAAAGCTTGGAAGGGGATAAGTCCCCATCATCTGAAGCGTTACAGAAATTGTTGCACAATTTCGTGAGTCGTTATACATGA
- the PIN4 gene encoding Pin4p (some similarities with uniprot|P34217 Saccharomyces cerevisiae YBL051C PIN4 Protein involved in G2/M phase progression and response to DNA damage interacts with Rad53p contains an RNA recognition motif a nuclear localization signal and several SQ/TQ cluster domains hyperphosphorylated in response to DNA damage), which yields MSDMPAATLQEPLMGNSAAMGGSVFAPRSPEDDVIPTAIVIKNIPFAIKKEQLLEVIAKMDLPLPYAFNYHFDNGVFRGLAFANFATTDETTQVVHSLNGKEIGGRKLRVEYKKMLPQAERERIEREKREKRGQLEEQHRATSALSLHSLNKSPNVASGPAAAAGSNANTNETAGGAAAGSAAASTSGPTQSASQALSNPASSQMFNDFGSSGGANATGGPINSVLSSQPAMSSQPLLSAQNTATSMVLPPALPVGSSERYYAPLPASNNLPLPPQQLDFNDPDTLELYSQLLLFKDREKAYHELAYPVGLSASHKRVINVLCSFLGLVEVYDPSFIIIRRKVLDHAALQSHLQQEGQLSLMQPLQPSSTGGSGMSRSHSYTSLLQAHATAAAAAVNSVGGQSQHIPPPSQSPLLQPTAIHQMESQHQQQQSLLRQQATQTPSSSILQNRIPTGYATKHTTPSGMNNPLLRNAGVSPTTGQVQPNTVQRMPSFYSQAPSTPNLSDNRYGSTQNLVPQHTNGSVHSNYSVHSFHDPSAADPQNHAMMYSSVSQLGIGPELEGDLSRSLSGLDLQGKKNLWG from the coding sequence ATGTCAGACATGCCCGCAGCCACGCTACAAGAACCCTTGATGGGCAACTCCGCCGCGATGGGCGGGTCCGTGTTCGCCCCGAGATCTCCGGAGGACGATGTCATCCCCACGGCCAtcgtcatcaaaaacatccCGttcgccatcaagaaggagcagcTGCTCGAGGTCATCGCCAAGATGGACCTACCCCTGCCCTACGCGTTCAACTACCACTTCGACAACGGCGTATTCCGCGGTCTCGCCTTCGCCAACTTCGCCACCACGGACGAGACCACACAGGTGGTCCACTCGCTGAACGGCAAGGAGATAGGCGGCCGCAAGCTGCGTGTCGAGTACAAGAAAATGCTGCCTCAGGCCGAGCGCGAACGCATTGAGCGCGAGAAGCGTGAGAAACGAGGGCAGCTCGAAGAGCAGCATCGCGCCACGTCGGCCCTCTCGCTCCACTCGCTTAACAAGTCTCCCAACGTGGCAAGCGGCCCCGCAGCCGCCGCCGGCAGCAACGCCAACACCAACGAGACCGCGGGAGGCGCGGCGGCTGGCTCAGCGGCCGCCAGCACCAGCGGTCCAACGCAAAGCGCCTCGCAGGCTCTCTCGAACCCTGCCAGTTCGCAGATGTTCAACGACTttggcagcagcggcggtgCCAATGCCACAGGCGGCCCTATAAACAGTGTTCTCTCATCGCAACCTGCCATGAGTTCCCAGCCGCTTCTCTCGGCCCAGAACACCGCCACCTCGATGGTTCTGCCACCTGCCCTGCCAGTCGGCTCCTCAGAGCGTTACTACGCGCCCCTCCCGGCGTCCAACAATTTGCCTCTGCCACCACAGCAGCTGGACTTCAACGACCCGGACACCCTCGAGCTCTACTCGCAGcttttgctcttcaagGACCGCGAGAAGGCCTACCACGAGCTGGCGTACCCGGTGGGACTCTCCGCTTCCCACAAACGCGTCATCAACGTTTTGTGCTCCTTCCTGGGTTTGGTGGAGGTTTACGACCCTAGCTTCATCATTATCCGCCGCAAAGTTCTCGACCATGCCGCGCTGCAGTCACATCTGCAGCAGGAAGGTCAGTTGTCGTTGATGCAGCCGCTGCAGCCTAGTTCCACTGGCGGCTCTGGCATGTCACGCTCGCATTCCTACACTTCGTTGTTGCAAGCCCATGCCACGGCCGCGGCTGCGGCTGTGAACAGCGTTGGCGGCCAGTCCCAACACATTCCACCACCTTCTCAGTCCCCACTTCTGCAGCCCACAGCGATTCACCAGATGGAGTCtcagcaccagcagcaacagtCGCTTCTGAGACAGCAAGCCACCCAGACGCCATCGTCCTCCATCCTCCAGAATAGAATCCCCACCGGTTATGCCACAAAGCATACCACGCCTTCTGGCATGAACAACCCGCTGCTGAGAAACGCCGGGGTTTCGCCCACGACGGGCCAGGTCCAACCTAACACCGTGCAGCGGATGCCCTCCTTCTACTCCCAGGCTCCTTCCACCCCCAACTTGAGCGACAATCGCTACGGCAGCACCCAAAACCTTGTTCCACAGCACACCAACGGCAGCGTGCACTCCAATTACTCAGTGCACTCCTTCCATGACCCCTCTGCCGCGGACCCCCAGAACCACGCCATGATGTACAGTTCCGTGTCTCAATTGGGAATTGGGCCGGAGTTGGAGGGCGACCTCAGCCGCTCCCTCAGTGGACTTGATCTACAGGGAAAGAAAAATCTCTGGGGATGA
- the SAS3 gene encoding histone acetyltransferase (some similarities with uniprot|P34218 Saccharomyces cerevisiae YBL052C SAS3 Histone acetyltransferase catalytic subunit of NuA3 complex that acetylates histone H3 involved in transcriptional silencing homolog of the mammalian MOZ proto-oncogene sas3 gcn5 double mutation confers lethality), whose protein sequence is MGSKDVNSQRHQRLLRNIEITDNVHAVTANEIARNPDGYARQTRAKLAYHPRDEKTELQVKPNLQWSLPDDAKEANALSSHVEFIKVDPVRGTFNKHIVKLRYDPRKLLSFDNLINNAAPDPQKYHVDFEIREPETLFNRIDNECSKPYRCAIGDRRDYSTQRTTPSLKDREFFQSLLHKAAPASYYNGNLLLAFNEAEEREITNPKKNKSRKAPSKIEYIYFRDHEIKTWYTAPYPEEFNKNKILYICEYCLKYMNSRYVIHRHQLKCSLRHPPGNEIYREGNISIWEVDGRENVIYCQNLCLLAKLFLNSKTLYYDVEPFIFYVLTEREDTGEESQFHFVGYFSKEKLTSTDYNLSCILTLPIYQRKGYGHFLVDFSYLLTRREYKWGTPEKPLSDLGLLSYRNFWKTKICEVLGELKEEINHAEKKGEILHCSIEDLSNLTGMIPTDVVFGLEQIGALHYYKGESKLQFAIKIDNWSLIDEVNNARKSKGYRALVPEKLVWKPMIFGPSCGINAMGTMIETTTGAARSTATGQQNGIDTFKNSVSVLVNFLRDDIEDPRSMEAICQQKIHDQQGRHFDTSKINLMTLAFNAPVSRRLKNSASSLVSVPNRYDDNETNNNTFSAPNGGADLGIVDPELLEETEQIDEEDEDNDLNETLADGDTIGDEEVKFSSTSEDEEEDEDEEIPGRGVSSSQGRFSRTRSGRAINSHRVIDSDEHEEEHIATRRLRSMDPLLKNL, encoded by the coding sequence ATGGGCTCAAAGGATGTCAATAGTCAGCGACATCAGCGCCTCTTGCGGAACATTGAAATCACAGACAATGTACACGCTGTTACGGCGAACGAAATAGCTCGCAACCCCGATGGCTACGCCCGTCAAACAAGAGCGAAATTAGCATACCATCCTCGTGATGAGAAAACCGAACTCCAAGTGAAGCCCAATCTTCAGTGGTCACTACCAGACGatgcaaaagaagcaaacgCACTCAGTTCGCACGTCGAGTTTATCAAGGTTGACCCTGTGAGAGGCACATTCAACAAGCATATCGTTAAACTGCGATATGACCCAAGGAAATTGCTGAGTTTCGACAACTTGATCAACAACGCGGCGCCCGATCCCCAGAAATACCATGTTGACTTCGAGATACGTGAGCCTGAAActcttttcaacagaatCGACAACGAGTGTTCCAAGCCATACAGATGCGCAATCGGGGACAGGAGAGATTACTCAACACAGAGAACGACACCGTCGCTGAAGGACCGCGAATTCTTTCAATCTCTGCTTCATAAAGCCGCTCCTGCAAGCTACTACAATGGCAACCTACTTCTGGCGTTCAATGAAGCAGAAGAGCGGGAAATCACCAAccccaagaaaaacaagtccAGGAAAGCCCCATCGAAGATTGAGTACATTTACTTCCGTGACCATGAGATAAAAACGTGGTATACAGCGCCGTACCCcgaagagttcaacaaaaacaagatttTGTATATCTGCGAGTATTGCCTCAAGTACATGAACTCGCGTTACGTTATACACCGGCACCAATTAAAATGTTCGCTTCGCCATCCGCCTGGGAATGAAATCTATAGAGAAGGAAACATATCCATTTGGGAAGTGGACGGCCGTGAAAATGTCATATATTGTCAAAATCTGTGTCTACTGGCCAAACTGTTTCTGAACTCGAAAACTCTCTATTACGATGTCGAACCATTCATTTTTTATGTCCTCACCGAACGCGAGGATACGGGCGAGGAGTCGCAATTTCATTTCGTTGGATActtttcgaaagaaaagctgacTTCAACTGATTACAACTTGAGTTGTATTTTAACACTTCCaatttatcaaagaaaaggatATGgtcattttcttgttgatttcTCATACCTGCTCACAAGAAGAGAGTATAAATGGGGCACCCCTGAAAAGCCTCTGTCAGATCTTGGACTTCTTTCATATCGGAACTTTTGGAAGACAAAGATATGCGAAGTCCTGGGAGAGCTGAAGGAAGAAATTAATCATGCAGAGAAGAAGGGCGAGATTCTGCATTGTAGTATTGAAGACCTGTCCAATCTGACGGGAATGATACCAACTGATGTCGTTTTCGGACTAGAGCAAATAGGCGCCCTTCATTACTACAAAGGAGAAAGCAAGCTGCAATTTGCGATCAAAATCGACAATTGGTCTCTCATTGATGAGGTCAACAATGCTAGAAAGTCTAAGGGCTATCGTGCTCTTGTGCCAGAAAAATTGGTTTGGAAGCCAATGATATTTGGCCCCTCCTGTGGCATCAATGCTATGGGGACAATGATTGAAACAACAACTGGAGCGGCACGGAGTACGGCTACTGGTCAGCAGAATGGTATCGatactttcaaaaatagcGTTTCCGTGTTGGTTAATTTCCTACGGGATGACATAGAAGATCCTAGGAGCATGGAAGCTATATgccaacaaaaaattcaTGACCAGCAAGGGCGCCACTTTGACACTTCCAAAATAAACCTTATGACCTTAGCATTCAACGCGCCTGTATCTCGCAGGCTAAAAAATTCTGCATCTAGCCTTGTTTCGGTTCCTAATCGTTACGACGATAATGAAACTAACAATAACACGTTCTCAGCTCCCAATGGCGGCGCTGATCTGGGTATTGTAGATCCAGAGCTACTCGAAGAAACGGAGCAgattgatgaagaggatgaagatAATGACTTGAACGAAACACTTGCAGACGGCGATACCATAGGAGACGAAGAAGTTAAATTCTCAAGCACTTCagaggatgaggaagaggatgaagacgaggaaATTCCCGGGCGAGGTGTGTCCAGCTCCCAAGGAAGGTTCAGCAGAACTAGGAGTGGACGTGCGATCAATAGCCACCGGGTCATTGACAGCGACGAACATGAGGAAGAGCATATCGCCACAAGACGACTTCGTAGCATGGACCCACTactaaaaaatttgtaa